The sequence TCGAGGCGCGGCGCCTCGAGGCCGAGCTCATCCCTGGCGCGCGTCGCGAGCCGCTCCGGGTTGGCGAGATAGGCCGACTCGAGACGCAGCTGACGTTCGACCTGCTTGAGTTGATGAGTCCGACGTTCCAGCGTCTCGATCCGGTAGCCGACGCGCAGCGACTCGAGCTGCAGCCAGGTGTAGACCATGAGACCCAGGGCCAGCGGAAAGACCGCGAGCAGCACGAGCGCCAGTTCACGCAGCCTGCGGCGATCGCGTTCCCTGACGAGATACGCGTTGACGACCGGCCGGTGGACCGTGTAGGCGTTGCGCAATCCGTCACAGCCTCCGCGCTGCGCGCAGTCGCGCCGAACGGCTGCGCGGGTTGAACTGAACTTCGGCCTCTGTCGGGCGAACCGGCTTCCTGGTCAGGACCTCGAGAACCCGGGTCTCGGAGTGGGTCCGTCCGGTCGTCTGGTCGACCTCGCCGCGCGCCATGTTGCGAAACCGGTTCTTGACGATCCGGTCCTCGAGGCTGTGGAAGGAGATGATCACGAGCCGGCCGTCGCGATCGAGCAGGCGGACGGCCTGATCGAGAAGCTCTTCGGCCGCCTGGAGCTCTTC is a genomic window of Thermoanaerobaculia bacterium containing:
- a CDS encoding cell division protein FtsL, whose translation is MRNAYTVHRPVVNAYLVRERDRRRLRELALVLLAVFPLALGLMVYTWLQLESLRVGYRIETLERRTHQLKQVERQLRLESAYLANPERLATRARDELGLEAPRLEQVIFREEME